The following coding sequences lie in one Methylotuvimicrobium alcaliphilum 20Z genomic window:
- a CDS encoding enoyl-ACP reductase FabI, with the protein MGFMQGKRVLIVGLASNRSIAWGIAKAMHREGAELAFTFQNDKLQERVVKMAAECGSNITVECDVSNDDHIEGVFKELGKHWDGLDCIVHSVAYAPREALDGDYVEATTRENFQIAHDISSYSFTALAKAGRPMMKGRNGALLTLSYLGAERAIPNYNVMGVAKASLEANVRYMAVALGAEGTRVNAVSAGPIRTLAASGINNFKAMLSKAADTSPLKKNVTIEEVGNAAAFLCSDLASGITGEITYVDAGYNIAGLAAS; encoded by the coding sequence ATGGGTTTCATGCAAGGCAAACGTGTCTTGATTGTCGGCTTGGCCAGCAACCGCTCAATCGCTTGGGGTATTGCCAAGGCAATGCACCGTGAAGGTGCCGAACTGGCATTTACGTTCCAAAACGACAAATTGCAAGAACGTGTCGTCAAAATGGCCGCCGAGTGCGGCTCCAATATCACTGTCGAATGCGATGTCAGCAATGACGACCATATCGAAGGCGTATTCAAGGAACTAGGCAAGCACTGGGATGGACTGGACTGCATCGTGCACTCGGTGGCTTATGCGCCTAGAGAAGCGCTGGACGGCGATTATGTGGAAGCCACGACCCGAGAGAATTTCCAAATCGCTCACGATATCAGTTCTTACAGCTTTACCGCACTGGCTAAAGCGGGCCGGCCGATGATGAAAGGACGCAACGGCGCCTTGTTGACGCTAAGCTATCTAGGTGCCGAACGCGCGATCCCGAATTATAATGTCATGGGGGTCGCTAAAGCCAGCCTGGAAGCCAATGTCCGTTATATGGCCGTAGCTTTAGGCGCCGAAGGCACTCGTGTCAATGCGGTTTCAGCCGGCCCTATTAGAACACTGGCAGCTTCCGGCATCAACAATTTCAAGGCGATGCTGAGTAAAGCGGCCGATACGTCTCCTTTGAAAAAGAATGTCACCATTGAAGAAGTCGGCAACGCAGCGGCATTTTTATGTTCGGACCTGGCTTCCGGCATCACCGGAGAAATCACCTATGTTGACGCAGGCTATAACATAGCGGGTTTAG